The Streptomonospora litoralis genome window below encodes:
- the drmD gene encoding DISARM system SNF2-like helicase DrmD: MAVASQETAVDDSGTGVPAMPEVPEPGQVVNVRGSTWAVAEVRRQGLPRSPADEGVPGLTHVVALQSLEEDRLGEELSVVWELEVGHTLAPDQGLPESITADGFDDPNTLAAFVDAVRWGAVTSADTDSYQAPFRSGADIKPYQLEPLRRALGSARTNLLLADDVGLGKTIEAGLVAQELLLRHRARSVVIVCPPSLRLKWRDEMREKFGLEFQLVDSEFMAQLRRTHGLNANPFRLYPRVIVSMAWLPTLRAQRLLREVYADVRDANTARRFAFDLLIVDEAHHVAPSSPSAAGGRRGYAVDSKRTLATRALAEKCEHRLFLSATPHNGYSESFTALMEMIDDRRFSRGALLDERALNEVAVRRLKSQVPDEEFPTRELKAIPFTPGEDEQRHFALLQQVLDAGARTRAQGSGDLVGMLLKKRFLSSPWSFAGTLELYEQSAATGRLPHTAEEDPDGYYQEVMGSEQSDEEEGRDEHPEFTALRQSKKDHPLGAAAPADVRALVQWGRGFEHRPDSRLQALIGFLDAVCRPDNTTWTNERVVVFTEYAQTLDWIAGVLAQRGYRDVLATIQGSTPLEEREDIRARFTRDPAEEPADDRVRVLVATDSAGEGIDLQTHCYRLVNYDVPFNPSRLEQRIGRIDRYGQRHTPQIYHFAPDSDSQTYAADLDFLRRIAEKVGSVAQDLGSVNQVIDQEVQQHFSPARSAGRSRPDAAESGETIITRALAGGRELNRRLTELSRTYEDRKAQMHLTPDNARRVVDTALQLTAQPPLQEIGDERTDAPVFRIPAVGPAWQPALQGLDTRLRPDVWRPVTFDDHAAEGRDDLVHLHLGHALMQKAARTLRSALFSSDSPVHRVTAVVVEDLPQSCVAAASRLVLVGRGGLRLHEEVFLTGIRMRGQALAEAKAEAVLEQALDAQDLAVADPDLRAALARMWSSPDSRLRPRLLAAMERKAQTRQEKVTEALQARRQDDTDRVRDIFAAFRRNLNESHERLEREIRVEDETLFPDDQQHQRRRDLRAMEDRLANLEREEQRETAAIQERYTDIRPYVSAAAVVFALTPDDARKEALES; this comes from the coding sequence ATGGCAGTCGCGTCGCAAGAGACCGCGGTGGATGACAGCGGTACGGGGGTTCCCGCCATGCCGGAAGTCCCCGAGCCGGGTCAGGTGGTCAACGTGCGCGGCTCGACCTGGGCCGTGGCCGAGGTCCGCCGACAGGGCCTGCCCCGCAGCCCCGCCGACGAGGGCGTGCCGGGCCTCACTCACGTCGTGGCCCTGCAGTCGCTGGAGGAGGACCGCCTCGGCGAGGAACTGTCGGTGGTATGGGAGTTGGAGGTCGGCCACACCCTCGCCCCCGACCAAGGGCTGCCCGAGTCCATCACCGCCGACGGTTTCGACGACCCCAACACGTTGGCGGCGTTCGTCGACGCGGTGCGCTGGGGCGCGGTCACCTCCGCCGACACCGACTCCTACCAGGCCCCGTTCCGCAGCGGCGCCGACATCAAGCCCTACCAACTCGAGCCCTTGCGGCGCGCGCTCGGCTCCGCCCGCACCAACCTCCTACTCGCAGACGACGTGGGCCTGGGCAAGACCATCGAGGCCGGCCTGGTCGCCCAGGAGCTACTGCTGCGCCACCGCGCCCGCTCGGTGGTGATCGTGTGCCCCCCGAGCCTTCGGCTGAAGTGGCGCGACGAGATGCGCGAGAAGTTCGGCCTGGAGTTCCAGCTGGTGGACAGCGAATTCATGGCCCAACTCCGGCGCACCCACGGCCTCAACGCCAACCCGTTCCGGCTCTACCCCCGGGTGATCGTGAGTATGGCGTGGCTGCCCACCCTGCGCGCGCAGCGCCTGTTGCGCGAGGTCTACGCCGACGTCCGAGACGCAAACACCGCGCGACGGTTCGCCTTCGACCTGCTGATCGTGGACGAGGCTCACCACGTCGCACCGTCCAGCCCTTCCGCGGCGGGCGGGCGCCGCGGCTATGCGGTGGACAGCAAGCGCACCCTGGCCACGCGTGCTCTGGCGGAGAAGTGCGAACACCGCCTGTTCCTCAGCGCAACCCCGCACAACGGATACTCCGAGTCCTTCACCGCGCTGATGGAGATGATCGACGACCGCCGGTTCAGCCGGGGCGCGCTCCTGGACGAACGCGCGCTGAACGAGGTGGCGGTGCGCCGTCTCAAGTCCCAGGTCCCCGACGAGGAGTTCCCCACTCGCGAGCTCAAGGCCATCCCCTTCACCCCCGGCGAGGACGAGCAGCGGCACTTCGCCCTGCTGCAGCAAGTGCTGGACGCCGGCGCCCGCACCCGCGCACAGGGCTCGGGAGACCTGGTGGGAATGCTGCTCAAGAAGCGGTTCCTGTCCAGCCCGTGGTCCTTCGCCGGCACCCTGGAGCTCTACGAGCAGTCCGCCGCCACCGGCCGGCTGCCCCATACGGCCGAAGAGGACCCGGACGGCTACTACCAGGAAGTCATGGGGAGCGAGCAGTCCGACGAAGAGGAAGGCCGCGACGAGCACCCCGAATTCACCGCCCTGCGCCAAAGCAAGAAGGACCATCCGCTTGGCGCCGCAGCCCCGGCCGACGTGCGGGCACTGGTGCAGTGGGGCCGCGGGTTCGAGCACCGCCCGGACAGCCGGTTGCAGGCGTTGATCGGGTTTCTCGACGCGGTCTGCCGTCCGGACAACACCACGTGGACGAACGAGCGCGTGGTGGTGTTCACCGAGTACGCCCAGACCCTCGACTGGATCGCAGGGGTGCTCGCACAGCGCGGCTATCGCGACGTGCTGGCGACCATCCAGGGCTCCACTCCCTTGGAGGAGCGCGAGGACATCCGAGCACGGTTCACCCGCGACCCGGCCGAGGAGCCGGCTGATGATCGTGTACGGGTGCTGGTGGCCACCGACTCGGCCGGGGAGGGCATCGATCTGCAGACGCATTGCTACCGGCTGGTGAACTACGACGTCCCCTTCAACCCCTCGCGCCTGGAACAGCGCATCGGGCGTATCGACCGCTACGGCCAGCGCCACACCCCGCAGATCTACCACTTCGCCCCGGACTCCGACTCGCAGACCTACGCGGCGGACCTGGACTTCCTGCGCCGAATCGCCGAAAAGGTGGGTTCGGTGGCCCAGGACCTCGGCTCGGTGAACCAGGTGATCGATCAGGAGGTGCAGCAGCACTTCAGCCCGGCCCGCTCGGCAGGGCGCTCTCGCCCCGATGCCGCGGAAAGCGGAGAAACGATCATCACCCGCGCTTTGGCCGGCGGTCGGGAACTCAACCGGCGCCTGACCGAGCTGTCGCGCACCTACGAAGACCGCAAGGCCCAGATGCACTTGACCCCCGACAACGCGCGTCGGGTGGTCGACACTGCCCTGCAGCTGACCGCCCAGCCGCCGCTGCAAGAGATCGGCGACGAGCGCACCGATGCCCCGGTCTTCCGCATCCCCGCTGTAGGACCGGCGTGGCAGCCCGCTCTGCAAGGGCTGGACACCCGGCTGCGACCGGACGTGTGGCGCCCGGTCACCTTCGACGACCACGCCGCGGAGGGGCGCGACGACCTCGTCCACCTCCACCTCGGCCACGCCCTGATGCAGAAGGCGGCACGCACCCTTCGCAGCGCGCTGTTCAGCTCCGACTCCCCGGTGCACCGCGTCACCGCCGTCGTAGTCGAAGACCTTCCGCAGTCGTGCGTGGCCGCGGCCTCCCGCCTGGTGCTGGTGGGCCGCGGCGGGCTGCGCCTGCACGAGGAAGTGTTCCTCACCGGCATCCGGATGCGCGGCCAAGCCCTGGCCGAGGCCAAGGCCGAAGCCGTGCTGGAGCAAGCCCTGGACGCCCAGGACCTGGCCGTGGCCGATCCCGACCTGCGCGCCGCGTTGGCTCGGATGTGGAGCTCCCCGGACTCGCGATTGCGGCCACGGCTGCTGGCGGCGATGGAGCGCAAGGCCCAGACCCGTCAAGAGAAGGTGACCGAGGCCCTGCAGGCCCGCCGGCAAGACGACACCGACCGCGTCCGCGACATCTTCGCCGCCTTCCGCCGCAACCTGAACGAATCCCACGAGCGGCTCGAACGCGAAATCCGCGTCGAAGACGAGACGCTCTTCCCCGACGACCAGCAGCACCAGCGGCGTCGCGACCTGCGGGCAATGGAAGACCGGCTGGCGAACCTGGAGCGGGAGGAACAGCGCGAGACCGCCGCGATCCAGGAGCGCTACACCGACATCCGCCCCTACGTCTCGGCCGCCGCCGTGGTCTTCGCCCTCACCCCGGACGACGCACGCAAGGAAGCGCTGGAATCATGA